One Schlesneria paludicola DSM 18645 DNA segment encodes these proteins:
- a CDS encoding BatA domain-containing protein has translation MRFDAASFAIAGAIASAVPIFIHLVNRRHYKTVHWGAMAFLREAMERHRRVLHLRDVLLLVMRMLAVLLFGFLLARPFIHRTSAESLGQIAWLAVSGTATITFATAWATSKVPRRKSLVAGFVASLIAAGFAFSSITRQTASETFSTTTSKTPVHAILLIDNSRSMGVESAGGTLFDRARTIAASFIASLPLGSHVTIIPLAGSEEVTTLDAYRSKSGAQRALDRLKLVDTEGGLRHGFELAERASQQMTDVAEKRFVLLTDAQASAWQKISPAESQQLAGWQVVNVTQSPARNLWVSHFHLEEGIASTESPSRFRARLQTNQTPSEGTQTADESFNVQAELWIDGIEVASKTSTMFPGLDREIEFAYQFDGTADPLQPRWAIASLIIHADRQSVDQLPTDNRQQIAVPVTTSIPVIFIDQYGDREQVEQNQIGETHALRHLMSPRLRNSNSERPLIRISHLRADQVSQETLRTARLVVIGGIERPDEAFVSLLHEFVQQGGPLVILAGGQFNPAAWTDQAWRNGNGILPAPLDASFLGQTPEEASQQLTPFYVDFSSVQDDRLKIEGEDPQTLSALFESTPFFKAIRVILNSTVLDEIKQANVQQAFDLRTNLDQPVASRSNHAPPRTSEPAWWAWRSPFSQIARFQSPETKVGQSQPRVLASFEGNHEPFAVERHIGAGRVVLFTSGVSSNWNLLRSSGAMYLFHRTFVQLIDQTFPRRTYDAGQLIVQPIEHRRDLVYAVIRPSGEHNPLPMDLLNASLAKATIRRPLSAGTYVITSAPFETTTSDAAMDATEVLSLTVNGAESESDLSVLTKHDLEHLIGNDDAHVLAYDEPIGLDGGTRKGYELSKALGWCALGCLLFEMGMLAWPVAGDRRLFSRLRRRSAG, from the coding sequence TTGAGATTTGACGCCGCTTCGTTCGCCATTGCCGGTGCCATCGCGTCGGCCGTACCGATCTTCATCCATCTGGTGAATCGTCGGCACTACAAGACGGTGCACTGGGGAGCCATGGCATTCCTGCGGGAAGCGATGGAACGCCACCGCCGAGTCTTACATCTTCGAGACGTGTTGTTGCTCGTAATGCGGATGCTGGCGGTCTTACTTTTTGGATTTCTGCTGGCACGCCCCTTCATCCATCGCACCTCCGCTGAATCCCTCGGACAGATTGCCTGGCTGGCTGTCAGCGGTACAGCGACAATCACCTTTGCCACGGCGTGGGCCACATCAAAGGTTCCACGACGAAAATCACTCGTGGCGGGTTTCGTCGCAAGTCTGATTGCGGCCGGTTTTGCGTTCTCCAGCATCACACGACAGACAGCGTCAGAAACATTCTCGACAACGACTTCAAAGACGCCGGTCCACGCCATTCTCTTGATCGACAATAGTCGCAGCATGGGGGTGGAGTCTGCTGGTGGCACTTTGTTCGATCGCGCGCGAACGATTGCCGCGTCATTCATCGCGTCCCTGCCCCTTGGCAGTCACGTCACCATCATTCCACTTGCTGGCAGCGAAGAGGTCACCACACTCGACGCGTATCGCAGCAAATCCGGAGCACAGCGCGCACTCGATCGACTCAAACTGGTCGACACCGAAGGCGGCCTGCGTCATGGGTTCGAACTGGCCGAACGTGCGAGCCAACAAATGACGGACGTCGCAGAGAAGCGTTTTGTCCTGCTCACAGATGCGCAGGCGTCAGCCTGGCAGAAAATCTCACCGGCTGAATCCCAGCAACTCGCAGGATGGCAGGTTGTCAATGTGACCCAAAGCCCGGCGAGGAATCTTTGGGTCTCGCATTTCCACCTCGAAGAGGGTATTGCGAGTACGGAGTCACCAAGTCGGTTTCGTGCACGACTCCAGACCAATCAGACTCCATCCGAGGGAACGCAGACTGCCGACGAATCATTCAATGTTCAAGCCGAACTCTGGATCGACGGAATCGAAGTCGCCAGCAAGACCTCGACGATGTTTCCAGGTCTGGATCGCGAAATCGAGTTTGCCTATCAGTTCGACGGGACAGCCGATCCGCTGCAACCACGCTGGGCCATCGCCTCATTGATCATTCATGCCGACCGTCAATCCGTCGATCAGCTCCCCACCGACAATCGACAACAAATTGCGGTGCCGGTCACAACATCAATCCCAGTGATCTTCATCGACCAATATGGGGATCGTGAGCAGGTCGAACAGAATCAGATCGGCGAAACCCATGCACTGCGTCACTTGATGTCGCCTCGATTGAGGAATTCGAACTCCGAACGTCCACTAATTCGAATCTCGCATCTGCGGGCCGACCAGGTATCGCAAGAAACGCTGCGAACAGCGCGACTGGTCGTCATCGGTGGGATTGAACGCCCGGACGAGGCATTCGTTTCGTTGTTACACGAATTCGTCCAACAGGGCGGACCGCTCGTCATTCTCGCTGGCGGACAATTCAATCCTGCGGCATGGACCGACCAAGCCTGGCGAAACGGAAATGGCATCCTGCCAGCACCGCTTGACGCGAGTTTCTTAGGACAGACACCGGAAGAAGCATCCCAGCAACTCACACCGTTCTATGTCGATTTTTCGTCGGTGCAAGACGATCGACTAAAGATCGAAGGCGAAGACCCGCAAACATTGTCGGCACTGTTCGAGTCCACTCCGTTCTTCAAAGCAATTCGAGTCATTCTGAACTCGACGGTCCTCGATGAGATCAAACAAGCAAACGTTCAACAGGCATTCGACCTGCGGACGAATCTCGACCAACCGGTCGCGTCACGCTCGAATCACGCACCACCAAGGACTTCGGAACCGGCCTGGTGGGCCTGGCGATCTCCCTTTTCACAAATCGCGCGATTCCAGTCACCAGAAACCAAGGTCGGGCAGAGTCAACCACGTGTTCTCGCTTCGTTTGAAGGCAATCACGAACCTTTTGCCGTCGAACGTCACATTGGTGCGGGTCGAGTTGTACTGTTTACCAGTGGCGTCAGCTCCAACTGGAATTTGTTAAGAAGTTCCGGTGCGATGTATCTGTTTCATCGCACATTCGTTCAATTGATCGACCAGACATTTCCCCGACGAACGTACGATGCGGGGCAGCTCATTGTTCAGCCAATCGAGCATCGGCGCGATCTGGTGTATGCGGTTATTCGGCCGTCCGGCGAACACAATCCGCTCCCGATGGATCTTTTGAACGCCTCCCTTGCCAAGGCGACGATTCGACGCCCCTTGAGCGCGGGAACCTACGTCATCACGTCAGCGCCATTCGAGACCACAACAAGCGACGCGGCAATGGACGCAACCGAAGTTCTTTCGTTGACCGTCAATGGCGCGGAATCGGAATCCGATCTGTCTGTGCTCACAAAGCACGACCTTGAGCATCTGATCGGAAACGATGATGCGCATGTGCTGGCGTACGATGAACCGATCGGATTGGACGGAGGGACTCGCAAAGGATACGAACTCTCAAAAGCGCTGGGGTGGTGCGCACTCGGTTGCCTGTTGTTCGAGATGGGAATGCTCGCCTGGCCTGTTGCTGGCGATCGTCGTTTGTTTTCGCGGCTTCGGCGCCGTTCAGCCGGGTGA
- a CDS encoding isoprenyl transferase — translation MTASHRRSADEPYSSEQIAALDLRAARLPRHVAIIMDGNGRWAQARGFPRIEGHRRGVSTVRSIIECCSRLNMQQLTLYCFSSENWKRPELEQKLLMRLLEQYLVEERAEIARQNLRFSVIGRREPLGEGVNREIDRTYEVASENTGMRLCLAINYGSRSELADAAQAIAREVAAGRLDPDAINESTIEAHLYTAGMPDPDLVIRTAGEMRVSNYLLWQISYAELWVTEKCWPDFDKDELFAALRDFAQRNRRFGGLSN, via the coding sequence ATGACTGCTAGCCACAGGCGTTCTGCCGATGAACCGTATTCATCCGAGCAGATTGCCGCGCTGGATTTGCGCGCCGCTCGCCTGCCGCGACATGTGGCGATCATTATGGACGGAAACGGTCGCTGGGCCCAAGCCCGTGGATTTCCACGGATCGAAGGCCACCGCCGCGGTGTGTCGACCGTTCGCAGCATCATTGAGTGTTGCTCACGTCTGAACATGCAGCAGCTCACGCTGTATTGTTTCAGCAGCGAGAACTGGAAGCGCCCAGAACTTGAACAAAAGTTGCTGATGCGTTTGCTGGAACAGTATCTCGTCGAAGAACGGGCCGAGATCGCCCGGCAGAATCTCCGGTTCTCGGTCATCGGTCGACGCGAACCTTTGGGCGAAGGGGTGAATCGCGAGATCGATCGAACGTACGAAGTCGCAAGTGAAAACACCGGCATGCGCCTGTGTCTGGCGATCAACTACGGCAGTCGCAGCGAACTGGCCGACGCCGCGCAGGCGATTGCGCGCGAAGTCGCTGCGGGACGGCTTGATCCCGATGCGATCAATGAGTCAACAATTGAAGCTCATCTCTATACTGCGGGGATGCCCGACCCAGATCTTGTGATTCGGACAGCAGGCGAAATGCGAGTCAGTAACTACTTGCTCTGGCAAATCAGCTATGCTGAACTCTGGGTTACCGAAAAGTGCTGGCCCGATTTCGACAAAGATGAGCTGTTTGCAGCACTGCGTGATTTCGCGCAACGGAACCGGCGGTTCGGGGGCCTGTCAAACTGA
- a CDS encoding carbon storage regulator: MQCLLSLNDSLMVGEVEISVLEVRYDSVKLGIIDPNASPTYREEVLFLNSEDEDLGYNDDVEAKSIPFEFEPFHSFAISVL; encoded by the coding sequence ATGCAGTGCTTGTTGAGTTTGAATGATTCTTTGATGGTCGGCGAGGTCGAGATTAGCGTGCTTGAAGTCCGCTATGATTCGGTCAAGCTGGGCATCATCGATCCCAATGCGTCACCGACCTATCGCGAAGAAGTTCTCTTTCTGAATTCCGAAGATGAAGACCTTGGCTACAACGACGACGTCGAGGCAAAGTCAATTCCATTCGAATTCGAGCCGTTCCATTCGTTCGCAATTTCAGTTCTCTAA
- a CDS encoding phosphate acyltransferase, translating into MALLSFGSLYRLADQLPAPLPVVVAGGADRTVLESMSLAHRRGWVEPILAGAIDEMRTLAKDLDVDLSEFRLIDSSDPAAAAVAEVRAGRARLLMKGQIATPALMKAVLNREVGLRTNRCICQVVLMEIPRDSRRFLLSDTGITVEPTLDQKVDILNSMVDVARALNDGAADELPRIGVMSATEKVTDAMPDTREAAELVRRNIAGDITGCVVQGPLSFDLAYASDAGEKKRIEGAVVGAADAMLFPNLLAANLTVKAIMYTADCRFGGVLCGAACPVVFMSRADSTETRLNSLAFTLRMLTAKDGVPSHPGDGE; encoded by the coding sequence ATGGCTTTGCTGAGTTTCGGATCGCTCTATCGATTGGCAGATCAACTTCCCGCTCCGCTACCTGTCGTGGTGGCCGGTGGCGCCGATCGGACTGTCCTGGAATCGATGTCATTGGCGCACCGTCGAGGATGGGTCGAGCCAATTTTGGCCGGCGCGATCGATGAAATGCGGACACTTGCGAAGGATCTTGATGTCGATCTGAGTGAGTTTCGGTTGATCGACAGTAGTGACCCTGCCGCGGCGGCTGTAGCCGAAGTTCGCGCCGGGCGAGCACGGCTGTTGATGAAGGGACAAATTGCGACGCCGGCCCTCATGAAGGCGGTGTTAAATCGCGAGGTGGGGCTGCGGACCAATCGCTGCATCTGTCAGGTCGTTCTGATGGAGATTCCCCGCGATTCTCGTCGGTTCCTGTTGTCAGATACGGGAATCACAGTTGAGCCAACGCTGGATCAGAAGGTCGATATTCTGAATAGCATGGTCGACGTGGCCCGCGCTTTGAATGACGGCGCCGCCGATGAACTGCCTCGAATTGGTGTGATGTCGGCGACTGAAAAGGTCACCGATGCGATGCCCGACACTCGCGAGGCCGCTGAGCTTGTGCGAAGAAACATCGCTGGTGACATCACTGGTTGTGTTGTGCAGGGGCCGCTGTCATTTGACCTGGCGTATGCTTCGGATGCCGGTGAAAAAAAGCGGATTGAAGGTGCCGTCGTTGGGGCCGCCGATGCCATGCTGTTCCCCAATCTGCTCGCGGCAAATTTGACCGTGAAGGCGATCATGTACACCGCGGACTGCCGGTTTGGCGGAGTGTTATGTGGGGCAGCGTGCCCCGTCGTGTTCATGTCACGCGCCGATTCGACGGAAACGCGTCTAAACTCGTTGGCGTTCACGCTGCGGATGCTGACCGCCAAGGACGGCGTACCGTCGCACCCAGGGGATGGCGAATAG
- a CDS encoding phosphatidate cytidylyltransferase, with protein sequence MLRWRLLVSAILIPLFFGCFYLDSQLGASAPIFLTIVIGLAICGAGEMVDLLWTRSFTPNKIIVSACCVLVAAAAWWGRFGHMPIRIPSDDNTLAQVMLAYAMTILVLFLLATYRYREPGASMETLGAELLIVSYVGVLLGVVAQLRWVAGSQAGYLVIGSLLFVTKGGDVGAYFFGRLFGRRKMVPHLSPGKTWAGAVGALVGSATSAVAWLHYSTPLFTPTGQSTWLPPIWYASAIYGLILGVTGLVGDLCESLIKRDVGKKDSSSLVPGFGGLLDLMDSVLYAGPVAYVLWKALPLATWIHVTDG encoded by the coding sequence ATGCTGCGTTGGCGACTTCTTGTTTCCGCGATTCTGATCCCTCTGTTTTTCGGGTGCTTTTACCTCGATTCCCAGTTGGGGGCGTCCGCGCCGATCTTTCTGACCATCGTGATCGGACTGGCAATTTGCGGCGCAGGCGAGATGGTCGACCTGCTTTGGACTCGCTCATTTACACCGAACAAGATCATCGTGTCCGCTTGTTGCGTGCTGGTCGCCGCCGCCGCCTGGTGGGGACGCTTCGGTCATATGCCCATCAGGATTCCCTCTGATGACAATACACTCGCGCAGGTGATGCTCGCGTATGCGATGACAATCCTGGTGTTATTTCTCCTGGCAACCTATCGCTATCGCGAACCCGGGGCCAGCATGGAAACACTTGGCGCAGAACTGTTGATCGTCAGCTATGTCGGCGTGTTGCTGGGCGTTGTGGCCCAGTTGCGATGGGTGGCGGGAAGCCAGGCTGGATATCTGGTCATCGGCTCGTTGCTCTTCGTCACAAAAGGAGGTGACGTCGGAGCCTACTTTTTCGGGCGCCTGTTTGGACGACGGAAGATGGTCCCCCATCTGTCGCCCGGAAAAACCTGGGCGGGAGCGGTGGGGGCATTGGTCGGGTCGGCCACCAGCGCGGTGGCGTGGCTGCACTACTCCACTCCCCTGTTTACTCCGACTGGTCAATCCACCTGGCTGCCACCGATTTGGTATGCTTCCGCCATCTATGGACTGATCCTGGGCGTCACAGGATTGGTCGGCGACCTGTGCGAATCGCTGATCAAGCGTGATGTGGGAAAGAAAGATTCGTCGAGCCTGGTGCCAGGATTCGGTGGACTGCTCGACCTGATGGACAGCGTCTTGTATGCGGGCCCCGTGGCCTATGTACTGTGGAAAGCATTGCCTCTGGCAACCTGGATCCACGTCACGGACGGATAA
- a CDS encoding thiamine phosphate synthase, with translation MTDYLNETFRILDASANRTREGLRVIEDFARFVLDDAHLSRLLKERRHELAEIMAQLPESSLLSARDTLQDVGTTITTAAESHRSSAIDVVQAAFKRSQEAMRTLEEYGKVIAPSTAPRFEQLRYQLYSLEKAVLRTESASRRLDSQRLYVLVQSQQCSSNLESVVKSALDAGVRLIQLREKTLSDRDFVNLARRLRKWTASQEALLIINDRPDIAVVSEADGVHVGQDELTVHDARRVVGPNRIVGVSTHSIEQARAAVLDGADYLGVGPTFQSGTKSFSEFPGTHFVAQVAAEIRLPWYAIGGIDTSNIEEVVRAGATRVAVSGAICRTPSPAVAAKHLLDVLMKDHQSNRLG, from the coding sequence GTGACCGATTATCTGAACGAGACATTTCGAATCCTGGATGCGTCCGCCAATCGCACTCGCGAAGGTCTGCGTGTTATCGAAGACTTCGCTCGATTTGTCCTGGACGACGCACACCTGTCGCGGCTGCTCAAAGAACGTCGGCATGAACTGGCCGAGATCATGGCTCAACTACCCGAGTCCAGCCTGCTGTCCGCCCGCGATACGTTGCAGGATGTTGGGACAACAATTACGACCGCAGCCGAGTCTCATCGATCATCGGCCATTGACGTCGTCCAGGCGGCTTTTAAACGATCCCAAGAGGCGATGCGGACGCTCGAAGAATATGGCAAAGTGATCGCCCCATCGACCGCACCGCGTTTCGAACAATTGCGATATCAACTTTACAGCCTGGAAAAGGCAGTGCTTCGCACGGAATCCGCGAGCCGACGATTGGATTCACAACGCTTGTACGTACTCGTTCAGTCGCAGCAATGCTCCAGCAACTTGGAGTCTGTCGTGAAATCAGCGCTCGATGCGGGTGTCCGCCTGATCCAGTTGCGCGAGAAGACGTTGAGCGATCGAGATTTCGTCAACTTGGCGCGGCGCCTGCGGAAATGGACGGCCAGCCAGGAGGCGCTGTTGATCATCAACGATCGCCCCGACATTGCCGTCGTGAGTGAAGCCGACGGAGTTCACGTCGGACAAGACGAGCTAACCGTTCACGACGCACGGCGTGTGGTTGGCCCCAACCGCATCGTCGGCGTTTCCACACACTCGATCGAACAAGCACGCGCGGCGGTCCTGGACGGAGCAGATTATCTGGGCGTGGGCCCCACCTTTCAAAGCGGGACCAAGTCCTTCTCGGAGTTTCCAGGGACCCATTTTGTCGCTCAAGTTGCGGCCGAGATTCGTCTGCCGTGGTATGCCATCGGTGGCATTGATACAAGCAATATTGAAGAAGTCGTGCGAGCCGGTGCAACGCGCGTCGCCGTCAGCGGTGCGATCTGTCGCACCCCGTCTCCTGCCGTCGCAGCAAAGCACCTGCTCGACGTCTTAATGAAAGATCATCAATCGAATCGACTCGGCTAA
- a CDS encoding prenyltransferase/squalene oxidase repeat-containing protein: MPVSTCLRLLLIPLLIAAIIVPAFAQNEWEIAPEGDQALERGLAWLAKTQGPQGNWDSNDLGLVSLGALAFLSAGHMPGRGPYGDHVDRALKYVVKNAKPSGLLNIADAQRDLYNHGLAAFVLGQAYGMTDDPQIGKTLEKSLKIIANTQCDDGGWDYRAKRQSHGHDLSLSVMQAKALRSAVDSGFEVRNDVIKLALQSVREHYKADNGARGLEERAKEGGGKFTYDGNRTTVAMAACGVVCLQEFGQYDDWRIPKNLDYLAKEIARLTPVKGSGEVPFDAYTLYYVGQALYQSGGNSWRTNYPVLRDYLIESQFRKSENPNEEGSWRDTRWVHGKPGLLYGTAVGCFILAIPNRYLPILQEGKIEGLLDKTAIETGRAKN, from the coding sequence ATGCCTGTTTCGACCTGCCTTCGACTGCTGCTGATACCTTTGCTGATTGCGGCGATAATTGTCCCCGCGTTTGCGCAAAACGAATGGGAAATTGCGCCGGAAGGTGACCAGGCTCTCGAGCGGGGACTCGCATGGCTCGCCAAGACGCAAGGACCTCAGGGAAACTGGGATTCGAATGACCTGGGGCTAGTCAGCCTGGGAGCACTCGCGTTTCTGTCCGCTGGCCACATGCCAGGCCGCGGTCCCTATGGCGATCACGTCGACCGAGCACTCAAGTATGTCGTGAAGAACGCCAAACCGTCCGGCCTTCTCAACATCGCCGATGCACAGCGTGACCTCTACAATCATGGGCTGGCGGCATTTGTGCTGGGCCAGGCCTATGGGATGACGGACGACCCACAAATCGGCAAAACCCTTGAAAAGTCGTTGAAGATCATCGCGAATACTCAATGCGATGACGGGGGCTGGGACTATCGCGCCAAACGCCAGTCACACGGACACGACCTCAGCCTTTCCGTGATGCAGGCCAAGGCCTTGCGGAGCGCTGTCGACAGCGGATTTGAAGTTCGCAATGACGTGATCAAACTCGCACTGCAATCAGTCCGAGAACATTACAAAGCCGACAATGGCGCTCGCGGCTTGGAAGAACGAGCCAAAGAGGGTGGCGGAAAATTCACCTACGATGGCAATCGAACCACCGTCGCCATGGCGGCTTGCGGTGTCGTTTGTCTGCAGGAATTCGGACAGTATGACGATTGGCGAATTCCCAAGAATCTGGACTATCTCGCCAAAGAGATCGCCCGATTGACACCCGTGAAAGGAAGTGGCGAAGTTCCCTTCGACGCTTACACACTCTATTACGTCGGCCAGGCGTTGTATCAATCCGGCGGAAACAGTTGGCGGACAAACTACCCTGTTCTTCGCGACTATCTGATCGAATCGCAGTTTCGGAAGTCCGAAAACCCGAATGAAGAAGGCTCGTGGCGCGACACGCGATGGGTGCATGGAAAGCCAGGATTGCTTTACGGGACTGCTGTCGGGTGCTTCATCCTGGCAATCCCCAATCGGTATTTACCAATCCTTCAGGAAGGTAAGATCGAAGGGTTACTCGACAAAACAGCCATCGAGACCGGAAGAGCGAAGAATTGA
- a CDS encoding metallophosphoesterase, producing the protein MFWLLRGLELALIAGFAKVSSFFLNRYCATPHPKSYGAIGKCVQLGAIPIYGWMIHHELSRIAASQAIDSMSWTTTNPFAMVLLVIGSFGFIHLAASTIAFHRYRPPRCQLSCESRIVDFRQDSRYQPWRNVLVGPRPMRRITQLPGNEQLKLEVSTKEFLFSRLPAEWDGLSIVHLADLHFRGGVARPYFEAVCEQAAALKPDLFVFTGDLLDEQKRLEWLPDTLGRLQAPLGQFFILGNHDWYLDPEATRREFERFGWVDVSSRSHVLSIARFASKITIAGDETPWLGRHPELIENPFKILVSHSPDNIAWAREQDIDLMLAGHTHGGQIRLPILGPIYSPSLYGVRYASGVFWKDPTLMYVSRGISGREPIRYGCPPELTKLVLRSEAARQSTEA; encoded by the coding sequence ATGTTTTGGTTGCTGCGAGGACTGGAACTCGCCTTGATTGCGGGTTTCGCAAAAGTCTCGAGTTTCTTCTTGAACCGATACTGCGCCACGCCGCATCCGAAATCTTACGGCGCGATTGGAAAATGCGTTCAATTGGGGGCAATCCCAATCTATGGTTGGATGATTCACCACGAACTGTCGCGGATCGCGGCCTCTCAAGCAATCGATTCGATGTCGTGGACCACGACAAACCCATTCGCAATGGTCTTATTGGTGATCGGCAGCTTTGGCTTCATCCATCTCGCTGCCTCCACGATTGCCTTCCATCGATATCGCCCCCCACGGTGCCAGTTGTCATGCGAATCGCGCATTGTCGATTTCCGCCAGGACAGCAGATATCAACCGTGGCGCAACGTGCTTGTCGGCCCGCGCCCGATGCGTCGAATCACACAACTTCCTGGCAATGAACAACTCAAGCTGGAAGTCAGCACGAAAGAATTCCTGTTTTCTCGCTTACCCGCGGAATGGGATGGGTTGTCGATCGTGCATCTGGCAGACCTGCACTTTCGGGGTGGAGTCGCACGGCCCTATTTTGAGGCGGTGTGCGAGCAGGCCGCGGCATTGAAGCCGGACTTGTTCGTGTTCACAGGCGACCTGCTCGACGAGCAGAAGCGGCTCGAATGGCTGCCAGACACCTTGGGGCGTCTGCAAGCGCCGCTGGGGCAGTTCTTTATTTTGGGAAATCACGACTGGTATCTGGATCCTGAAGCGACTCGTCGTGAATTCGAGCGTTTTGGATGGGTGGATGTTTCGAGCCGTTCCCATGTGCTGTCAATCGCACGGTTCGCATCCAAAATCACCATCGCCGGTGATGAAACCCCCTGGCTGGGCCGTCATCCAGAACTCATTGAGAATCCGTTCAAGATCCTTGTCAGCCACTCGCCGGACAATATTGCTTGGGCGCGCGAGCAAGATATCGATTTGATGCTCGCCGGACACACGCACGGGGGACAAATTCGGTTGCCCATTCTTGGCCCCATCTATTCACCCAGTCTCTACGGTGTCCGATATGCATCGGGAGTATTCTGGAAAGATCCAACGCTGATGTATGTCTCACGCGGGATCAGCGGCCGCGAACCGATTCGCTATGGGTGCCCTCCTGAATTGACCAAGCTAGTCCTTCGATCAGAAGCCGCTCGCCAATCGACCGAAGCCTGA
- a CDS encoding D-2-hydroxyacid dehydrogenase — translation MKLVIFPAIGEARLARVLDAAGSMCVVNAESLERALFEIEQADAFFGKLTPPLLARAKCLRWVQSPTASLEHFLFPELIEHSCVLSNMRGLFSDVVADHVMGFVLCFARNLPHYFRNQLRGEWSPAGDQKYVVEFVSGPGTTLPMDLAHQHLSDCSLGVVGVGHIGSEILRRASAFGMTLMGVDPNTRQVPDVLDEVWPLERLNELLEVADYVVIAAPHTPETTKLFNRDRIRQMKSTGVLINIGRGAIVDLHDLTASLQAQEIGGAALDVCETEPLPSDHPLWRMPNVIITPHVAAASPRIAERHLETLVENVRRFVSGRPPVTQVDKRLWY, via the coding sequence ATGAAGCTTGTGATCTTCCCTGCCATTGGTGAGGCACGCCTGGCACGTGTACTTGATGCCGCCGGTTCGATGTGCGTGGTCAATGCCGAAAGTCTTGAACGGGCATTGTTCGAAATTGAGCAAGCAGATGCATTCTTCGGTAAGCTCACGCCGCCCCTTTTGGCGCGGGCCAAGTGCCTGCGATGGGTGCAGTCGCCGACGGCCAGTCTGGAACATTTTCTATTTCCCGAATTGATCGAACATTCCTGCGTCTTGAGCAATATGCGCGGACTGTTTTCCGATGTGGTTGCCGATCATGTCATGGGGTTTGTGCTGTGTTTCGCCCGAAACCTGCCTCACTATTTTCGCAACCAGTTGCGGGGCGAGTGGTCGCCGGCAGGCGATCAAAAGTATGTCGTGGAATTTGTCAGTGGCCCTGGCACGACATTGCCGATGGACCTCGCGCATCAACATCTGTCCGATTGCTCGTTGGGCGTTGTTGGGGTTGGACACATTGGTTCTGAAATCTTGCGTCGCGCATCGGCGTTCGGAATGACCCTGATGGGCGTTGATCCGAACACGCGGCAGGTGCCTGACGTGTTAGACGAAGTCTGGCCGCTTGAGCGACTGAACGAATTGTTGGAAGTGGCCGACTACGTCGTCATTGCTGCTCCACATACGCCCGAGACAACCAAGCTGTTCAATCGCGATCGCATCAGGCAGATGAAGTCCACTGGGGTGCTGATTAACATCGGTCGCGGCGCGATTGTCGATCTCCATGATCTGACGGCATCGCTGCAGGCGCAAGAAATTGGCGGCGCCGCGCTCGACGTTTGCGAAACGGAGCCATTGCCTTCGGATCATCCCTTGTGGCGAATGCCGAACGTCATCATCACACCGCATGTTGCCGCGGCCTCGCCTCGGATCGCCGAACGGCATTTGGAAACGCTGGTCGAGAATGTCCGTCGATTTGTCAGCGGACGGCCGCCTGTAACTCAGGTCGATAAACGATTGTGGTATTGA